One window of the Chitinophaga niabensis genome contains the following:
- a CDS encoding ABC transporter permease, translating to MLKTTWRHLIKDRQFTILNLAGLSTGLACALLIGLWIHDELNIDKFHRRNVYQVMLNENAGDRIATREGTGNTVGDVLLKSMPEVEYTATTTPAAWFRNFNLSRKENTLSAKGNFVSKGFFSVFSYELLQGDRVLENKNSIVISAQLAKKLFHSVDSAIGKELSWKWLTFGKPCIVSGVFKDFPVNSTAQYDFVLPLEAWYDIVPSSNTLTGPFNTYIVSAREIPGKQITDLLHANFNDTITKPFLRSYADGYLYGKYENGVQAGGRIGYVKLFTVIAIFILLIACINFMNLSTAKASRRIKEISVKKSLGAGRFSLVRQFLGESVLMSLAALLIALLIVWALLPQFRQLTGKVFVFDPALLLAVLGITLLTGLVAGSYPAFYLSRFQALKGAIHRSAGELWARKGLVTFQFTVSAVFIIAVLVVYNQISYVETKSPGYNKDNVLCFELQGRAAEKAAAFLAEVKDIPGVVNVSSIEQQIILPSFVPDGSVRWEGKNQDGKIRFNQMPVNYDLIETLDMQMMEGRSFSRNYASDTGAVILNETAIKAMDIKDPIGKTISLGQREKRIVGVVKDFHFNSLHEAIRPFIFKLAPQETMLVMAKIKAGQEKATIARINGLWNTFNPGFFFDYRFLDNDYQVQYASEKLVATISRYFAGLAIIISCLGLFGLAAFTAERRRKEIGIRKVLGATVGNFVLMLSKDFLQLVLIAILIAFPLAWWAMTQWLNDFAYHVPLGMSVFVATGCAIILITLLTVGYQAIRSALANPVNSLKAE from the coding sequence ATGCTTAAAACAACCTGGCGCCACCTGATCAAAGACCGTCAATTCACTATCCTTAATCTTGCAGGCCTTTCTACGGGCTTAGCGTGTGCATTACTGATTGGCTTATGGATACACGATGAATTGAACATAGATAAATTCCACCGCAGGAATGTATACCAGGTAATGCTGAATGAAAACGCAGGAGACCGTATTGCCACCAGGGAAGGTACCGGCAACACCGTGGGAGACGTTCTCCTGAAAAGCATGCCTGAAGTGGAGTACACGGCAACCACCACACCTGCGGCCTGGTTCAGGAACTTCAACCTGTCCCGGAAAGAAAACACCCTCAGTGCAAAAGGCAACTTTGTGAGCAAAGGCTTCTTCTCTGTTTTTTCCTATGAGTTGTTGCAGGGAGACAGGGTGCTGGAAAACAAAAACAGTATTGTGATATCAGCACAACTGGCAAAAAAATTATTTCATTCTGTGGATAGTGCAATAGGAAAAGAGTTATCCTGGAAGTGGCTGACCTTTGGAAAACCCTGCATCGTGTCTGGTGTTTTCAAAGACTTTCCTGTTAACTCCACTGCACAATACGATTTTGTATTACCCTTGGAAGCCTGGTACGATATCGTTCCTTCATCCAATACACTTACCGGTCCCTTTAATACGTATATCGTATCAGCCAGGGAAATACCGGGTAAGCAGATCACAGATCTGTTGCATGCAAATTTCAATGATACCATAACAAAACCTTTCCTGCGGTCTTATGCAGATGGCTATTTGTATGGTAAGTATGAAAACGGTGTGCAGGCCGGAGGAAGGATAGGGTATGTAAAACTGTTTACTGTTATCGCCATTTTCATCCTGCTGATCGCCTGCATTAATTTTATGAACCTCTCTACCGCCAAGGCTTCCCGGCGGATAAAGGAGATCAGTGTTAAAAAATCTTTAGGTGCCGGCAGGTTTTCGCTGGTGCGGCAATTCCTGGGAGAGTCTGTATTGATGAGCCTGGCAGCCTTACTGATAGCTTTGCTTATTGTATGGGCATTATTGCCGCAATTCAGACAGCTTACGGGTAAAGTGTTTGTGTTCGATCCCGCATTGCTGCTGGCTGTGCTGGGCATTACCTTATTGACCGGCCTGGTGGCAGGGAGTTATCCTGCATTTTACCTTTCGCGCTTTCAGGCACTTAAAGGCGCCATCCATCGCTCTGCGGGAGAACTCTGGGCCAGGAAAGGGCTTGTTACTTTCCAGTTCACGGTATCCGCAGTATTTATCATAGCAGTTTTGGTGGTATACAACCAGATCAGTTATGTAGAAACGAAATCGCCCGGTTATAACAAAGACAATGTGCTTTGTTTTGAGCTGCAGGGCAGGGCTGCAGAGAAGGCTGCTGCCTTCCTGGCTGAAGTAAAAGATATTCCGGGAGTAGTAAATGTATCCAGCATAGAGCAACAGATCATTTTACCCAGTTTTGTGCCTGATGGAAGTGTAAGATGGGAAGGAAAGAACCAGGACGGTAAGATCCGTTTTAACCAGATGCCGGTAAACTACGATCTGATAGAAACGCTGGACATGCAAATGATGGAAGGCCGGTCTTTTTCAAGGAACTATGCTTCAGACACAGGCGCCGTGATCCTCAACGAAACCGCTATTAAAGCAATGGATATCAAAGATCCCATTGGTAAAACAATCAGTCTTGGTCAGCGGGAAAAACGGATCGTTGGCGTAGTGAAAGATTTCCATTTCAACTCCCTGCACGAAGCCATCAGGCCATTTATTTTCAAGCTGGCACCACAGGAAACCATGCTGGTGATGGCTAAGATCAAAGCCGGTCAGGAAAAGGCAACCATTGCCCGCATCAACGGATTGTGGAATACTTTCAATCCCGGATTTTTCTTTGACTACCGCTTCCTGGATAACGACTACCAGGTGCAATATGCTTCAGAAAAACTGGTGGCCACCATTTCCCGGTATTTTGCCGGATTGGCCATTATCATCTCCTGCCTGGGCCTCTTTGGCCTTGCGGCCTTCACTGCGGAACGCCGCCGGAAAGAGATTGGTATACGAAAAGTACTGGGCGCCACCGTTGGTAACTTTGTGTTGATGTTATCAAAGGATTTTCTGCAACTGGTGCTGATAGCCATACTGATCGCTTTCCCGCTTGCATGGTGGGCAATGACGCAATGGCTGAACGATTTTGCTTATCACGTTCCGCTGGGCATGTCAGTTTTCGTGGCAACCGGCTGTGCTATTATACTGATCACTTTGCTGACGGTAGGATACCAGGCCATCCGGTCTGCGTTGGCCAACCCGGTGAATAGTTTGAAAGCAGAATGA